TTTCAAGGAACCACAGTTAAATATGTGAAGtcttattttgcatgtttttgcatatttagagGTTTTTTTGCCTATTTGacatatttatgcatatttctattttatcaggcatattatacatgattttGATATTCCTATTGATATAATCAtatcaatattcattttttttatggaaaaaaatcaacatttgaCGAAAAAAAACGTGGTTGTCAGATTTAATAGATATTCACGGTCGTCgtgaactatttattatttgtttattatcttaCAATTTACTTATGGCGTTTATCCTtagtaaatataagtataaacgGCTTGTATTGCtaagttataacataaaagtaacttttattcgtataataagtgaataatacttttaaatcattatttttattgcattcctcgtaaaaaaaaattttgagggATATGTTTTATACTAAGTCAAATAgactaacaaataataaaggtgtaataaaatgaaaacagaatttttctcaaaactaaCATGTTGGTTTTTACGGCACTTTTGCTTAGTAGGGCAGTATAGGGACAATAAAACATACAAGGTTTAATTGGGTATAACACACTGCACCCCTGGAggttagtaggtatttaaaaaataaacttgaaaaaataaaaatatattctttattttcatttacttaAATGTgtagttacctattatattatttcaccaaataatcataattttcaaaatattaaatttttttattaatgaattaattaaaaaaaatatattagatattaaaagGATGCTACCCATGTGTTTGTTGTATCCCTCTTATAaacgtacgacatagcaaatatTCATTCACTAGCTTCAAttgtttgatgttttttttgatttgtgaaTACACCAATAATCTAACTTTTAAGTAAGAATACTATCTGTGCTAAGGCTTAATGCTTGGCTTTTATCCGATATTTATAACGCCTGTACAatgaacaaattaaatgtttattttcaaacattgcacatatcaatatttttttatagtcataCCTACCCAATTAATACTGCAAATGAATgactaattagttattattttcaagctttttatgtataataaaaattatatcgcTTAACAAAATTGTCTGACTTTGGTtgaaaagatttttattttgattcattAACATGTTTGATATGCCTTACCCAaagcattttaaattctaaataggTACAGTTTGTTACTAtacagaattaaaatttaaaaaaaaaacaattttttcgaTCATTAATGATTTAGTTGGtggacaaatattaaaaatagcttTACTTAGAACACATACCTAAAACTAATaatcaataacttttttcaatattaaaatctgTCTGACCAAAATCCTAAAGTTATGTTAGGCAATTATTTCTAAATTCCATATTTTTTATGATGAGTAAATGAGTAAAaacatttggtttttaattGATCTATGGAACACATTTGCTTGTTAGgaaaacttcaaaataaataagactattaaaagtaatttatattataagtaaacaaaataaatacctttaTTAATCAAACTAGCTAGCTAAGTTCTAtctagtaaataaaaaaaacacttagtTGAAATATAAGGAGTTGGATACTTTCAAGGTGTTTGCTACATGACCCCTTGGCAAAGCATAGCGGTATATTTTGTcggtaaatttgaaaattactaaGTCCTACTGATATGTCTTTTCATTctgtgtttttatgtaattatatcaatataattatgctTACTGtccatgtatattgtaatagatacaaatttcataaataaaaaattgtacaaaaaaaacttgtacttataaattttttataggtaacaaaaaaattatatcaacagAAGTTGGCTCACTACATTTtccatatttcataaaatattatgtccaatgttatacattttatgtaaaatatattgaatacttATGAAGtacttgtattttaaaatgatatattttaattgaaatgagGTAGGTACCTTTGTCATCcttgtatagttaaaaaaaatctccaTTTTAAACGTTGgtacaaaattattaactttaatattggtattgaatattgaaaatgtatgataCAATGAGCATAGTATATTTGTATCATTTAACATTTAAGTcatacaattttgtaaaattctaAGTTACaagcattatatatttaaatttaaaatgtaagtatgtatgcttaatttttgtttttcacataaATTTAGTACTCATTAATTTGTACAGCAGTAAATCAGTTGTCTTAATCTGTTGCGTAAAAACATTGGCCGGAATCAAAGTCTAATCAGAGCATAGAGCAAAAATCTaaatctgtaaaataaaaaaagaaatttatacaGTTAATGCCTATACTATTTTGTACATGTAGTTATATACCCCTAACAGccaacacaaataataatttaaattttccaactGTTTTAGggtgaaaaaaataatggattCGACATTTTGTACCATAATATGAAACATGGATTGATTGCTAATAAGGATCTATCAGATTTTTTAAGAGAAaggtaaattgatttttttttttgtaaatacctagCTAATATAATCCATAATATTCATAGATTAAACATACATAGATAGCCAACGACTAGTAGCATTTCGAAACCATATTTTCTTGGTGATCATAGTTAGCGCAGTTAGACATTGTCTATAGTATCATAGGGACTTGGATACTAtgccatgatattatattgacaatGTCTAGCTGCATAATCTATGATGACCAAGAACATTTTTTCCAAACGCTACGTAGTCTTTGGCAATCTATGTATGTTTAATCTAAGCCGTATGCAAATAATAactgaaaatatattgtattaactatctaaatgtatatattatgcttaatgaatatattattattattattaggactAACATTGAAGAAACATGTTCAAAATTACTTGCAAAGTTAGCTAAACAAACGAGTAGTAGTTCAAATACCGGGACATTCAATCCCTTATGGCAATTACTTCGTCTATCTATTGAGAAATTAACCACAATACATATACAGATGGTACATAAAGTCTGTGAATTAGTAAAGGATGTTACTAAATACACAGATGAATtgcaaaaaaaacataaaaatgtaagtagaatttaaaatttacaactgCAATTCTTTTTAACTATAACAAATACTTTAGGTTAAAGAAGAACAAAGCGGAACTTTAGATGCTGTACAAGCCATTCAGTCAACCACATTAGCCTTACAAAAAGCAAAAGACATTTATGTACAAAAAGGTGGAGAGTTGGATAAACTCAGAAAAGATAATGCATCTGCCAAGGACATTGAAAAAgccgaaataaaattaaaaaaagctcaAGATGATTACAAAGTATTAGTTGACAAATATAGTAATGTAAaagaagaatttgaaaaaaaaatgaatacagcATGCAaggtaaaatagttttttatttcctAAATAACAGAATGAATATTGCTTCTTAAACTTATCGAGTTAATTTAAATCTCTTACATAGATTTTCCAAGAAGTTGAACAGTCacatctaaaacaaatgaaagaTTTTCTCAACGTATATACTGAGTTAATTGAATCTAATCATGAAGAAATTGGAAAGGTTtgttaaaattagtattttaatttagaatatatgATAATCAAAGATATAACTTGTACTCTATTAATGATTGAAATATACAAGTTATTGCATATTGACTCGGATTGTTATCATCAGAAACAAAATGGCTGCGTAAAGGGATAtctcaaatataaatttttcttatcatcaaaAACACTTTGACAAAAGCTATCAAATTCGAAATTCCCGCGCATGTATACTCgattattattggctccctttACACTGCCATCattgtttttatcatcaaatatttaattgagaAGGGTCATaaatgcaataaccttgtatatttcaaccatgacTATTAGATTAAATCAAACaagtattgcatataatatataaataaatgattttgcaATGTCTAGGTACATGTTGAATTCAAAAAACAATGTTTAGAAATGACTGTGGATAAATTGTTGGAGCAATTCGTTTTAACTAAATATACAGGATTAGAAAAACCAGGTACTTTATACATTACACATCTTTAGGGTTAGGATatttatgacttaaaaaaatctaaaaatatatgctAATATGCTCATAAATGATCAAAGATACTCTTAAAATGGTCAATTATGGCATATAAAATGTgtgaaatattctatttttcattatatatttaaattaaaaaatatacttaacattttaataggaactaaatgttttatattctaGCGCTTTTGTGAGTAATGATACCAACAATACCTAACTATGGGTAGACCCCCATATCAAATTTTGGGCCCCCTGTACTAAATGTTTTTGCTGgccctataaaatattatttaatttcaaataagcgttcctattaaaatttcaaaaattaaaaattcatttcaACAGGCTCTTGTAATATTCAGGGTCTTGTACTCCAGCTCTAACATTGCCCCTCCCCTTGTAGAGCCTTGACTAAGTGTACTGCCTACAGGCAAATGTCTTTAAAGGCGTGTGTGATATGCTTGTGTAGCTTATATATACTGTATGCATGCATGTATATcctaaatttaatgataaaaaatattatttttaaaaatgttcattgaaatctaaaatttaacatTCTCATTTCTACGGACGTATTATTTGTCGTGTGCAAACATACCATTCTCTGCTATGGACGATCTATTATGTTTCTTCgtccataaaataaaaacgtaggttatcacttatcagctTGATGATTATActgaaaaataactaatttaacattaataatggtgggtaagtggatgtcattctgctgtacagtaagttacaagtgggtcactgtataatggattgtattaaatttgaattcaatgatataatatcattgtatacgaaaaactattctgagcggtgacggtttgtcagtgaggatattttatattatatttatattgttatcactTATTATCAATACAGTAGCcgataaattgaattaatattgtaaaattacaacaaaataactataatagctattcttggttttttaatctataatttcgtccaaatttaaacttaaaataactataaaaataaactgtataaatgtatttcttaaattttttggtaacagaatTAATTACTtccgtggaactttgttttaaatttttaatccttagctataaaagctgaacattttatacatttgtaactactaaataatttgtaaattctcaatttgaaaaatttcatcaaaaatcaaactaaatgattattaaaaaaaaattgtgcgtatgtatttttaatattttttaactgctaatgtaacattaaatcaggagccttgtattaaattttgacccttttcaataacaaaatcgctacatgagaaatcaagtgaatatccaatgttgtaaaaatatgaacgtcaaacgctcataatatttcatttgaatttgtggtagagttttttttttataaaattaaacaaatttatgagAAATTTTGTGGTGGCAATATAGTAGGatccttgtattacattttcaagcatttttactcagcaaataaaattttattgacattcatagaagaaaaaactaaaaatattggaaactgaatatatttgtaaatagttcaaaatattttgaaaattttatcgtgtattgaAAACACTATTATGAATAACCAGTTATCATTTCATAAATATagggtcattttttttagagttacaacaaaaaccgaaattgattttgtcaaaaactgattttacgtaaaaattcccatttttccttaatttttcttttgttttcccCTGCATttctgaaaactattgggaatttcaaattttgacctcctcaatgcaccaatcagattcactttcccatcgaacaaggtactgaagttgaaaatcaaagaattatttcgactacttatcgtgtacacacacacacacacaaaaaacaTACTTCATTATTTCACatcaaaattaatacattcattgttctgctcagaatcttacaataaaagtttttattttcataatgaaaggaatgatacatattttaaatttttattatatctaatgaTTACCAAACTGACACAACTtttaattatagtacctataattggTGCTTTTGATAGATACTAGTATTTGGTTACCCCGgtagtataaatttaaaactaaaaattaagtcaataacattttttttttttaaacttccaCATTCGATAAATTAAATCAACATGTTGAATGCATACTAACGCTATTTGGCGTCATGAGGATCAATCAGCCACTGTCTTTGAAGCCATTTGGCGTCCAATATACATTTAGAGTAAATGGCTTATTATTCCCTACACGTGgctaaatgttattttattattatttagcgtgGATTAAActcatgtttttaaatatgtatacatacattgTTAAGAgcagtttctttattttttttcttaaaagaCTTGTTTTTGCTTTTATCATACATACCTCGTAAAAACTGCATAAGACTGTCAGTCaacgtgttaaaataaaaagtatgctAGACCTCCtgcaatacaattataaatatagatgcTTCTgtgttatactatacatatttataatttggtctGCGATTAGGGTACTTACcaaaagtaataaaatttaaaagttatttagtCATAAGCATCctaatcttatatattatactaaactatGCGCCAGGAGAGAACATTTCTGTTTTGCGCATGCAGGTTGCGACCAGTCGGAGGTCCCATTTTCTCCACTTGTGCCACGAtggtatagattgtatatttatatatcaaagTGTCGCTTAAACTATTGAACATTAACGTGCAGTAGTTGTTTAGGGGGGGATCAGATTTTGGTCAGGTCATGGCAATGTTCGCTCCTGGCGCAGAGTATACTCTGaaatatgtagttataatatattttttaattgtacttaACTTCTTACTCTAAATTGTTTTTACCTTATCAAGAAAACATCGAATTTGAGGAAGTTTGTCTGAATAGCACTTCTAGTAGTTTGAATCAGGTCCCTGACTCGTCAAGTGATTCAAAATCAATTCAAGGGACCAATTCACCAGTATTCACGAGTACGCCACAAAACTCATGTGCAGCTAGTGTAGCGTCTGAAAAGCCTTCTACGGCAAAACGTGAAGGTAATTGCCGTGTAAGAGACAAGAAAGATGCTACCAATTACCAGTCCTCCAGAGCAACATCCTTACTCAATATATTCATCTCCAACTCCCATGGTATGttcatttaacaataaatttttttcaacctCGCAATTGGCCTACCGGAACTGCTATTATAGTAGAATTTTTTTCTGCACCGTACCAGCAATCGGTAATATCAAACATCTATTTAGTTGCTTTATACGATTACGTTTTTGATGTATACTAGTTAGTATGACTTGACCAATCCTCTTAATATATTAGTGTTCATTTTCTTCATTATTTCAATTTCATTACTCTTAAACACTTGGAATGCAGTTGTATTGAAATCATTTTGATTTTGCATCATTTTAATTCTATCTctgttgaaaaattgtttaaaaaaaattttcattgaaactttgtttgtttttttcatgaaaatcTTTGATATTAATACAAACTAAGTACTTACAATaacagaaaaatgttaataattcaataacattGAAATGTTCACTCGACAATGTCTTATGCCAAAAATTAAAtggcaaatttaaaatatacctattcattacTTCTTCTCTTGGTTTATGAGTTAGGTATCAATgaagttatttaaaaacatataattttaactgcATGGTATTGAAGGAATTTGAGAATGGTCTActataattgttttgatttactatacatttatggtatattattattcattatttttgaatattgtacaattattatttattaattatagctaCAAGGAaatcaaaaagtgtaaaaataattaaaattaacaatacatgAATTTTATCATTGGTCCGGTCCAAAGTGTGGttccatatcatattatactccTGTTGTATTGAAGAATACCATACAacagatttatatattttatatttatcaacaaatttatgataaaataatcgcACAAGAATTTTGTTCGTAATTGCTACTTATAGTTAATAtgttcttatacatttttagtaatttgtgtttataataattgttgatttaattttataagctatatttgttggtttttaaatattttttggacttttatttacaatttcaaagtggtcttaattttattcttttcatttttttattatagcaatattgttttgtacatttttattcatattaactgtaatatattacaaaatactaaGCACAATATCTATgctattcaaaatgtacatatcattgatcattattcattattgtcctgccaaattatgtataatgcatgcatattatttatgtgaatTAATCATAAGCTTTTGTGTTGTTATTTAAGTAAAAGCTGTGTTACAGgtgctttttcaaaatcaaacaGAACTGTCAGTTTAAGTGCTGATCACACAGCTTATTCACTTCCTCAGAATTCTATTCGTGgatcaaaatgtaatttgtgtttattattattgatcctTAGGTGTAAAGTTTCTTgcatgtttacatatttttgtagcATTTTCCTTTAGATCAATGAATTTCTGCTCCCTTCTTAAGCGCTGTATTCAGATTTTGTTGAGTTCTTATACTTGGTATTTACTGTTTAAACAAATATGAATGAAGTAAGTTTcagataaattacatttgacagttaataattaaataattgaaataataatccaggtacaatattttctaattttgttaaaattagttttgtatgaagtaaatatttcatttagaaTGTAGAAGTATATTGTGAACGAATACACTAGTTACTattttgaaacatattttatacatatatatttatcttaatatttcttataagcAAATTATCGAtgttgtatataattgtataataatgatcaaaTGCAATTCTAtgcttttatgtttttattatttgtacgcATTACActgttcaataataatacatttttctatctgaaacaaaatatatcttaacaaaattcaattaaaaataatgatctaAAGTAGCATATATAATTACGccattaattcaattttttttatattatgatctaaaaatattaagatgtgatattttattagtttattagttagtaattatattacatacatttaatcATGAagtaattgaatttattaactTCAAATAAATTAGCCACTTTTGTATTAAGGAGAATGGtcaaatagtatacatatatttttctgtCGTTAGGTAGACTAGATAGTGTTTTATGCATcgatcatatttaatttaaaatcttcaaatactttttgtattacataattatctTCTATgaattaatggaaaaaaaaatacattaactcattatagttttataaatagtttatttaaattatttattttgaaagttatcaataaattcataaatttgtattacatattttttaaatatattttatttaatttttggactATATATgcgatttataaattattacagttaaCTATGCTTTTAAgactaaaattaaatcttttttattaacatatctTTACATTTAGCATGCTGTCATACAAGTAAACAACCTTCAAGTTAACTAATTTCAAGGtggccaaatatattataagtgcggctataagtataattttatcacATATTAACTACAGAACATTCCGAATTCTTTTCATCCTTTATAAATCCTTTGAAATGGCTTTTATTGTTGcatttgttttaattgattacttatattatttatttataatacaattttatttttattctagttgCATGCATGTTGTTCacagttattttatcattagtattatttattgatatgatTCTAAGTGCCAAATACAAAGAGAATCTAGTATTATaagaaattcaatatatttttactatacttttattatactgttatactcATCTCTTTGTATTGTGTGCTCAATGGTTTGTATTTTCCGTGTAATTTGGTTAAGAAATTTAATGTGTTCAGGGTTTTTAAGGAGCAGACGAGACAAACGCAAagaaaagaaaactaaaaagaaaaaggACTCTAGTGGTGAAACAATTGGCAAAGAAGATAAATCTgacaagtaaataaaaattgtgatataacataaattttattatatactaaattatgGTATGAATTTTAGtgaagaaaaagaagaagaGCCAAAAAATAATGCTCCAGAAATTGATGATGAAGGATATTGTATTCAGCCATCAGGACAATGGACTGTTGATAAAGAAGAAACATTTGATTCCTCTTCTGATTCAGGTTCTTAATTTGTACTTGATGTAATGCAAAACCAAGTGTACTTATTATGAATGACTTTATAGATGAAGAAAGAGATAAAAGACTACATGTTGAGATAAAACCATTAAGCAATGGGGCAGGCCCAATCAGTGCCAGTGTTGATGAATTAAGAGCTACTGTTGAAAACATATCATTATTACCTTTAGGAACACATACTTTAAAGGTaactaaaagtaaaaacaatttatcaaattttacttaaaattataatttttagaatcgACGAGGATCAGTTAATGATGATGGTACCATGAAACGTTCTAAATCTGTTTCTCAACAATTGAATACTGTGTaagcaataattaaataatacattaatttttatctttataaactacaacaatacaattatttatgttttagaaaaataagTAATGATCTGATAGGACTGAATTTGTTTCAACCCAGCGACCCCACTCCTAACCCAGTTCAGCAGAGTACTTCAATGAATAGTCCTACATTATCATTAACTAATAAATCCATTTCTCCGCCAAATGTTTTTCCTGTGGTTTCAAGATATGCCGCaggtaatgaaatatattagatattttatctaataaaatactaaaaaaaaaagtaccttataataaaatttaaaattgtttagatcTAGGCGACTTGTTTTTCGATGTTGGAGATGCTCAACAGTCCACACCAAAACAGGGACCTCCATCAACCACTCCTCCGGTGTGTTCTATTTCTATTCCTCGTCCTCCTTCACGGCGTGAGGTAATTAtagaactatttaaatattaatgtgatGGATATCAGACATTTTACTAagatttactttaaaattttaacctaaaggcttataagttataacagtcTATTTAGGATCATCACCGCTTCCCACACCCTCTTTCACTTCTTTCTATTCTGTGCAGTTTTCATATTTACCAATGGATTGACACTCTTCAGATCCTTTTCTACTCTATCATGCCATCTCTTTCAGGACCTACCTCATGGTCAAACTCCGTCAACTTTTTTTTGTGACCTTAACATGTTGACTGCTATACTGCTATGCCGCCACCGGCGTATGCAGAGTACTGGAATACAACAGTATTTTTACGGACGCTGGCGGTCACAccttgttattaatttttatgccaTATGATCGCTGGTGGCCATAAATTAATATCGTTTTCTATTATTAACTTTTCCATGGCGCTACATTATtgcactaaaaaaatttcagtGGCTTAGCGGGaatcattacaatttttttgatgtaataaacatatatttttatatttttaatttttttttttcaaatttaacagtATAAACAAATCTGTAATGACACTGCAATATATACTTGGCCATGATAAATATTGTGTTACCGTCGGTGGCCGCATGGCAATCAACGTGTTAATGAGTGAAACCTCTGCTCGCCAGACGTTTTCTGTTCATTCCACCATCTATCTGCCTGAGAAATGTTGTAGACTTGGCTTATTTTACAACGGCTGCAGACTTTCATTGGTTCTTCTTTGAAATCttgtaaaatcattattgtatatCTGATCATTTATTTTTCTCAGTATTTTCCTCTCAAAACTTCTGTAGTTTGTTTTCATTTCCTTTAGTGCTAGACCATGTCTTTCATGCGTAATTCACTATAGGCCTCATTTACATACAGTAAAAGCACTCCTTTGTACGTCTAGATAGCAACTTGGaggaaaatatttcttttatcgTGAAGTAACATCTGTTTGCCATATTCATTCTCATCTTGATATCATTTgcaaatatagttttttttcattaatgttGACTCCCAAGTACTTAAAGTCCTCTACCGGATCGAATGTAAAAGCTTTGGTGCAAAGAGTACCGTTCATCGTTGTGTTTCTATAATCATCACCATTAATTTTGTCTTGTTTTCATTAACAAGTAGTACCATATTGCTTATGGATAATATTAGCTTTCTTGCACTCTCCTTAACCTTCTTCTAGTAGAATAATATCATCTGCATAAGCGAGCAGAGTATAAGGTTCTATTAATTCTATTTCTTTGGTGTCTGGTATGTATCTAACCACTTCTTCTAGGGTTAGATTAAACAGCACTGGGGACTACACATCACTTTTTCTCAGACCAGTCTTGCATTTTAATAATGTCGATAATTCTCCCaacaacatattttacaataggtTTGTTCATTATACATCTGAATTATTCTCACTAGTAATTTATTGGGTATGCAAAATTTGTTTAGAGCTATCCACAGTTGCACTTGTTactatcattacatttttttttacatttaaatataacactgttaatattttttttaaaaagggtaagtatttaaatatttataaaactactatactaaataaatatttttaatattctttaaatatatacattgtataaaaatgatacatttttaatcagttaaaataaatgtttatttcacAGAACAATGGACCCCGTAATCAACTTAGTCCAATAAGTATTGGCAGAACAGATAGTGTGTCAAGTCTTGATTTTCGATCTTCCGGAGTTTTAGGACCATCTAGAGGTCCATCACCATTAACGATTGGCTTATGTGATTCCATTCCACTGGCTGTTGCTTTTCATGAAATAATCCATGCATATTTCAAAGGATCAAATGAATCaaggtattataattactttaagTGTTTTAAACATCAAAAACCTTCTATaatgtttcattaaaaaaaaaaaaaaatagttaaataaaataaaatcttttatcgcTACAAAGTTGTGTTATATCATACACATTGTATTGTGTTAAGTAATCCAAGAATATCAGGTACTCAATGctgttaattttttacttaataagaacatttttacaGAGATATAGAATTGTagcctaatatatttataaatattcttcttaagtaaa
This genomic window from Metopolophium dirhodum isolate CAU chromosome 1, ASM1992520v1, whole genome shotgun sequence contains:
- the LOC132933999 gene encoding F-BAR domain only protein 2 isoform X2 — encoded protein: MTVDFCDYFWGEKNNGFDILYHNMKHGLIANKDLSDFLRERTNIEETCSKLLAKLAKQTSSSSNTGTFNPLWQLLRLSIEKLTTIHIQMVHKVCELVKDVTKYTDELQKKHKNVKEEQSGTLDAVQAIQSTTLALQKAKDIYVQKGGELDKLRKDNASAKDIEKAEIKLKKAQDDYKVLVDKYSNVKEEFEKKMNTACKIFQEVEQSHLKQMKDFLNVYTELIESNHEEIGKVHVEFKKQCLEMTVDKLLEQFVLTKYTGLEKPENIEFEEVCLNSTSSSLNQVPDSSSDSKSIQGTNSPVFTSTPQNSCAASVASEKPSTAKREGNCRVRDKKDATNYQSSRATSLLNIFISNSHGFLRSRRDKRKEKKTKKKKDSSGETIGKEDKSDNEEKEEEPKNNAPEIDDEGYCIQPSGQWTVDKEETFDSSSDSDEERDKRLHVEIKPLSNGAGPISASVDELRATVENISLLPLGTHTLKNRRGSVNDDGTMKRSKSVSQQLNTVKISNDLIGLNLFQPSDPTPNPVQQSTSMNSPTLSLTNKSISPPNVFPVVSRYAADLGDLFFDVGDAQQSTPKQGPPSTTPPVCSISIPRPPSRRENNGPRNQLSPISIGRTDSVSSLDFRSSGVLGPSRGPSPLTIGLCDSIPLAVAFHEIIHAYFKGSNESRCQVKMFGDMMVSFPAGIANILANNPNPAKLTFRLKNTTRVENILPNKQLVLTDNLFTSTDSTVYEFNMPALTSLLRKQFEQNPVASYFNVDILKYQVKLRNTAAASCPFQLVSFYKCSNTYTDLKIGYKFNSHSMSVPSPLLNVTVSANLNSAIRNMQSKPTAQWASDTKTVSWRFAELAQYSESQGSGSLKARFEVDSLCPISTIVTQFNCEGTTLSGLEFELASSGYRVSLIKRRFVAGKYICDGEPDPKSSTQHSTVSSDC
- the LOC132933999 gene encoding F-BAR domain only protein 2 isoform X1, which gives rise to MTVDFCDYFWGEKNNGFDILYHNMKHGLIANKDLSDFLRERTNIEETCSKLLAKLAKQTSSSSNTGTFNPLWQLLRLSIEKLTTIHIQMVHKVCELVKDVTKYTDELQKKHKNVKEEQSGTLDAVQAIQSTTLALQKAKDIYVQKGGELDKLRKDNASAKDIEKAEIKLKKAQDDYKVLVDKYSNVKEEFEKKMNTACKIFQEVEQSHLKQMKDFLNVYTELIESNHEEIGKVHVEFKKQCLEMTVDKLLEQFVLTKYTGLEKPENIEFEEVCLNSTSSSLNQVPDSSSDSKSIQGTNSPVFTSTPQNSCAASVASEKPSTAKREGNCRVRDKKDATNYQSSRATSLLNIFISNSHGAFSKSNRTVSLSADHTAYSLPQNSIRGSKWFLRSRRDKRKEKKTKKKKDSSGETIGKEDKSDNEEKEEEPKNNAPEIDDEGYCIQPSGQWTVDKEETFDSSSDSDEERDKRLHVEIKPLSNGAGPISASVDELRATVENISLLPLGTHTLKNRRGSVNDDGTMKRSKSVSQQLNTVKISNDLIGLNLFQPSDPTPNPVQQSTSMNSPTLSLTNKSISPPNVFPVVSRYAADLGDLFFDVGDAQQSTPKQGPPSTTPPVCSISIPRPPSRRENNGPRNQLSPISIGRTDSVSSLDFRSSGVLGPSRGPSPLTIGLCDSIPLAVAFHEIIHAYFKGSNESRCQVKMFGDMMVSFPAGIANILANNPNPAKLTFRLKNTTRVENILPNKQLVLTDNLFTSTDSTVYEFNMPALTSLLRKQFEQNPVASYFNVDILKYQVKLRNTAAASCPFQLVSFYKCSNTYTDLKIGYKFNSHSMSVPSPLLNVTVSANLNSAIRNMQSKPTAQWASDTKTVSWRFAELAQYSESQGSGSLKARFEVDSLCPISTIVTQFNCEGTTLSGLEFELASSGYRVSLIKRRFVAGKYICDGEPDPKSSTQHSTVSSDC